The DNA segment AATAAAGccccgtacctttgaagaattggcGACTCGCACCCACAACATGGAGCAAAGTATCGCCAACAGGGGAACGAAGGACTTTCTGATCCCCGAACTGAAGAAAGACAAGAAAGAAGTAAAGGGCACCGAGAAGATTGTGAAAGGCACCATGAAGGAAGCAATGGTCATTAATACAACCCCATTGAAGTTTTCCtcaaaagagaaagataagaaGATGGAGAAGAAAGATGAAGGAAGCGAAAGACGTCATCTAACTCTGAAGAAGTGGCAGGAAAATGTCTACCCGTTCCCTGACTCCGACGTTATGAATATGCTTGAGCAACTATTGAAGAATCACCTTATCCAGCTACCAGAATGTAAACAACCGAAATAAGCCTACAAAGTAGACGATCCCAATTACTACAGGTATCATAGGGTCATTAGCCACCCggttgaaaaatgttttgtattgAAGTTTCTGATCCTCAAGTTGGCTCGTGAGAGGAAAATAGAGTTGGATCTAGATGAGGTGGTCCAAACAAATCATGTTGCAATGATGGTAACACCACGCGCACTGACACCAATCATATGTTATGAAGAAAGTGAGAGTTTGGTCCAGTTTGGGACCTTCGAACCGGTGGTTGTGCGGTTTCTATGGAAGGTCCAAGCTATAGATCCTCAAATTAAAGGAGAATGCATTGATAATGACGATAATAAAGGCTAGATCCTTGTGACACGTCATAAGAAGAAAGGTTGAACTCTACCCAACAAGAGTCACACTTCTATCTAAGTTAGAAGAGAGGGAGAAAGACACAAAAGAGGAAGGGTACAAAGAAGGCCCAGAAGCCCAAGACTGTTGACGAGGGAGATGAGGTTGTTCCTCATCTCAAGCGATAGGTGACATTGGCAGATTTCCTCCTGGAGAAATTCTGCGATTGGGGTTCAGGAGAAACGTCAAAAGCTTTTACATGTCATACTATCAGCACcacagaagaagaagacaccttCCCAAGCCCATTGAAATCGACAGAAGAATCGAAGGGCTAATCATCATTTAGCATAGAGGACCTGCTCTCACTTCCGCAAGAAGCTAAGACGATCCTCATTGAGGCGTTGTTGGACTCCAACACGTCTAGTGCACCAATCTCCACAGCACGTGCGTACGCCTCGTGTTGTACATCCATAGACTTCTTCAACGAAGATCTGCTGCTAGGATCCAAGTTTCACAATAGGTCTTTGTACGTCTCTGAGTACATTCGAGAACAAAGGGTTGGTCAAATTCTCATCGATAATGGATCCGCTGACAATATAATGCCTAAAGTAACTATAAAAGAGTTAGGCATCCACATGGAAGAGTTGTCGAACAGCAAGTTGGTGATTCAAGGGTTCAATCAACACTGCATCAATGTTTCAAGTTCTACCAAGACGGGATTAAGAAAGTTGAAGCAGACTCTAATCCATTTTCTGAGGTTGAATCTCACTTCGCAGATGCAAAGTTTTACCTAAGGAGCGAGAATTCTGGTGAAATAATGCCCACAGAGACCTCACTGGCAAAGAAAGTAGGTGGATCCCGGTCAAGGTCGCCAGTAGacatagagaaaaaaaagggcAACAATGTACAATCCTCCAACCCAAAAGAGAATGGGGCATCCCCCAGTGTTGGAAAGACACCCGTGGTGAGGGACGAAAAAGCCTCAAAGCCTCCGATTTTGCGCTATGTCCCTTTTTCGAGACGGAAGAAGGGTGAGTCACCTTTTACCGAATActcaaaaggtttgcaggtcGGCTACATAGAAATTCTAAAGGATAGTTTTATCACATCTCTCACGCCAATAACGAAGGAGGAAGTCCAAAAGCCAGAGGTGGAAGTGACGAAGTTAAATCTGCCCAAGAAGCGAACTAAAGACGGATTCGATCCCAAGGCTTACAAGCTGGTTGCGAAGGCGGGTTATGACTTCACAACTCACACTGAGTTCAAGAGCTTTTAAATTTATGAGAAACCCAGACTCTTGTCGACCCAAAAGAAGCTTTTGCAAGAGGGACACGTTATACCTACGTCGAGAGCAGGACTCGGATATGAATTGTCAGAGCCAGTCCGCATAATCAGAAAGGCGAAGGAAAAATGGCCAACAACAATCATATCACTACAGAAGAAGTCAATGATGCAGGGGAAAAGGAGGGCAAAGATAAAAGAGCCTCAGCCTTCAACCGCATTAGGTCGTCTGCCGCACGCGCCTTGGTCTTCGAGAGATTGAGCATGATGGAAGTAGAAAAGGGAAGTCTGCATACGATTCCCGGAGCTACTCGACGCTCAGTCTTTCGAAGGTTGACTTTGTCGAATGAAAGAAAGGAGGAAATCATCTATCCGCCGTCGGTGGTGGCGCAACCTTCAGCCTTCGAGAGACTAGGTGCAATCCCAAAGAAAAGCGAAGGAAAACCCCGTACTCATGTTTTTATTGCCTAAAGCACAAGAAGGTTGAAGATCCCCTCGACGAACATGTCTCCAGTGAGACAAAGGGGAAGGGAAAAGCTTGCGGTGACACCTTCGATACAACTATAAGAAAGAGGGGACCAATACCCCGGGCGTCAATTTGGCTTCGCATCGACCTTAAAGACGCTGAAAGGCCATCGAATAAGAAACCATCAAGAGAGGCAAGAAGTGATGGAGAAATCCGTAGTACCATCACCTCATGAATGAAGAGAAAGACCTTCGTTACTTTAAACACAAGTGAGAGCTCGCTCAAAGTAAAGAGGCGCTACGTTGTCTTCACCAATCCTTAGAATGGAAATTTAGAGTAAGAAGAAGGCAAAACTTCGTGCCACCACATCACCATCACCGAAGAATCTGAAGAAGGTATGACGAGGATGAAGTGGAGGACACTCCACAAGTTCTACAAGACGGTGGTTAATACACGGTGAATGAGCTAAAATAGGTGAATCTGGGCATAGCAAAAGAGTCGCGTTCGACTTTAATCAGTACATCCCTCTCAGAAGAGGAAGAGGGTGAATACGTGGGTTTGCTCGTCGAATATAGGGATGTTTTTGCTTGGTCATACAAAGTGATGTTGGGACTAGATCCAAAAGTAGTGGTCCACCATCTCGCTATCAAACAAGGGTGTCGACCCGTTAAACAAGCTCAACGACACTTTCGGCTGGAACTTATCCCCCAGATTGAGGCTGAAGTCAACAAGTTGATTGAAGCATGGTTCATCCACAAAGTCCAATACCCAACGTGGATAGCCAACATTGTCCCGTTAGAAAAAAGAATGGGCAACTTCGTGTCTGCATGGACTTTCGTGTTCTAAACAGCACATACCCGAAAGACGATTTCCCATTACCCATCACAGAGATCATGGTTGATGTGACAACAGGACATGAGACCTTATCCTTCATGGACGGATCATCTGGATATAACCAGATACGAATGGCCCTTGCAAATGAGAAAATGACGGCATTTCGAACCCCAAAAGGGTATATTGCTACAAGGTAATGCCCTTCGGGTTGAAGAACGCTGGTGCTACTTATCAACATGCCATGCAGAAGGTGTTTGACAATATGTTGCACAAACACATGAAATGCTATGTGGATGACCTTGTGGTCAAGACCAAGTGACGACAAGACCACTTGAAAGATCTAAAAACTATGTTCGATCACCTGCGAAAgtactagttgaagatgaacccCCTCAAATGCACATTTGGCGTAACCTCGGGGAAGTTTTTGGGTTTCTTTGTAAGACATTGAGGGATAGAAATAGATCAATCCAAGATCAATGCCATCCAGAAGATGCCAAGGCCAAGGAACTTTCTTGAGTCAAGAAGTCTGCAAAGACGTTTAGCCTACATTCAGAGGTTTATTTCCAACCTAGCGGGGCGATGTCAACCCTTTCGAAGACTAATGAGAAAGGGAGAAAAATTCGAATGGGATGAGGCTTGTCAAAATGCCTTTGATAGCATAAAGAGGTACTTGCTCGGTCCCCCTATCTTAGAAGCCCCAGTAGCGGGCAAGCTATTGATATTGTACATCGTAGCGCAGGAAAGGTCACTAGGGCACTGTTGGCACAAGAAGgaaagaagggaaaagagtGTGCTCTCTATTACCTAAGCAGGACCTTAAACGAGGCTAAGATCAACTATTCTCCAATTGAGAAAACATGCCTTGCACTCTTCTTTGCTATAGATAAGTTGAGACACTACATGCAAGCCTTCACAATCCGTTTAATTGCAAAGCTGACCCCATCAAGTACGTTCTTTCTAGGCCAATCATCTCAGGACGTTTGGCCAAGTGGGCAATCATGCTTCAGCAATATGACATCATTTACGTGCCACAAAAGGCGATTAAAGGGCAAGTATTGGCCGACTTCTTAGCAGAtcacttgattccattagattGGAAGTTAAGTGAAGATTTGCCTGACGTGAAATTCTCTTCACAGAAATCACGGGGTCTTGGGTCATATTCTTCGATGGGGTAGCCCGAAGAAGTAGTACGGGGGCAGGCATCATCCTCATTTCGCCAGAATAGCACATGATGCCTTATAGCTTCGCGTATGTGAAGAAATAAATGTGATATCAGTCTACTTAACTAACGAGGAAAACTAACAGCAGCCTATTGTAGATTACCTTGAGCATGGAAGGCTTCCGGATGACCCTCACCACAAAATTGAGATTCAATGGAGGGTTGCACATTTCATTTACTACAAAGGGGTTTTGTACCGCTGATCCCTTGAAGGACTCTTTTTGTGATGCCTTGGAAAAGAGGAGTCGATAAAAGCTTTGGAAGAAGCGCATCCAGGCATATGCGGCGTGCATCAATTCGGACCAAAGCTACAGTTTCAATTGAAAAGGATGGGTTACTACTGACCAGGGATGATCCAGGATTCGATGGAATATGCAAAGAAGTGCGAAGCAAGTCAATGTCATGCGAATTTCATTCATCAACTGGTCGAGCCTCTGCACCTGACTATAGCCTCGTGGCCTTTTCAAGCATAGGGCCTTGATCTGGTGGGCTCTATAACACCTAAGTCATCAGTTGGGCATTCTTATATCCTCGCAGCCACTGATTACTTTTCAGGATGGGCTAAGGCTATCGCTTTAAGGGAGGCTAAGAAAGAAAATGTGGTGGACTTTATCCGTACTCACATCATCTATCAGTACGGTATCCCCCATCGAATCGTGACAGATAATGGGAGACAATTTTCCAATACCTTGATGGACAGATTGTGTgagaaattcaaattcaagcaGTACAAGTCATCCAGGTATAACAATGCCGCAAATGGGTTGGCAGAGGCATTCAAAAAGATATTGTGCAACCTGTTGAAGAAAATTATCTCCAAGTCGAAAAGAGAT comes from the Benincasa hispida cultivar B227 chromosome 5, ASM972705v1, whole genome shotgun sequence genome and includes:
- the LOC120077228 gene encoding uncharacterized protein LOC120077228, producing the protein MVHPQSPIPNVDSQHCPVRKKNGQLRVCMDFRVLNSTYPKDDFPLPITEIMVDVTTGHETLSFMDGSSGYNQIRMALANEKMTAFRTPKGYIATRPIISGRLAKWAIMLQQYDIIYVPQKAIKGQVLADFLADHLIPLDWKLSEDLPDVKFSSQKSRGWAKAIALREAKKENVVDFIRTHIIYQYGIPHRIVTDNGRQFSNTLMDRLCEKFKFKQYKSSRYNNAANGLAEAFKKILCNLLKKIISKSKRDWQEKIGEALWACHTIHRTPTRITP